A portion of the Halobacillus ihumii genome contains these proteins:
- the glpX gene encoding class II fructose-bisphosphatase translates to MDRELALELVRVTEAASIASAQWMGRGDKMNADDAATTAMRTMFDSVSMDGVVVIGEGELDEAPMLYIGEELGDKTGPKVDIAVDPLEGTNIVAKGHNNAMAVIAAAERGTLLHAPDMYMDKIAAGKRARGLIHIDDPIERTIDIVARANNKRIEDLTVIIQERERHQEIIERVIKKGARVKLFGDGDVGASIATCLPQTGVDLFVGTGGAPEGVISAAAIKSLGGDMQARLVPQNDEEAQRCQTMGLEDPLQHLTLNDLVRGDDAIFAATGVTEGELLNGVKFLGGDLVETDSIVMRAKTRTVRFIKANHHLDHKPHLKFEK, encoded by the coding sequence TTGGATAGAGAACTCGCATTAGAATTAGTACGTGTAACAGAAGCAGCATCCATAGCTTCTGCACAATGGATGGGCCGCGGCGATAAAATGAATGCCGACGATGCTGCTACAACCGCAATGAGAACGATGTTTGATTCAGTCTCAATGGACGGGGTTGTTGTCATTGGCGAAGGCGAATTAGACGAAGCCCCTATGCTTTACATTGGTGAGGAGCTTGGAGATAAAACAGGGCCTAAGGTAGATATCGCTGTTGATCCATTAGAAGGTACTAATATTGTTGCAAAAGGTCATAATAATGCCATGGCGGTTATTGCAGCAGCGGAACGCGGTACTTTGCTTCATGCTCCTGATATGTACATGGACAAAATAGCCGCAGGAAAAAGGGCTAGAGGTCTCATACATATCGACGATCCTATAGAACGCACTATTGATATCGTTGCCAGAGCAAATAATAAACGCATTGAAGATCTAACCGTTATCATTCAGGAACGAGAGCGTCATCAAGAAATTATCGAGCGTGTCATTAAAAAAGGTGCTCGTGTTAAGCTTTTTGGAGACGGAGATGTTGGTGCTTCGATTGCAACATGTCTGCCCCAAACAGGTGTGGACCTTTTCGTAGGGACTGGCGGTGCACCTGAAGGAGTTATATCCGCAGCTGCCATCAAAAGCCTAGGCGGTGATATGCAAGCTAGACTTGTCCCTCAAAACGATGAAGAAGCACAACGCTGCCAGACTATGGGACTTGAAGATCCTCTTCAGCACCTTACCTTAAATGATCTTGTCAGGGGTGATGATGCAATTTTCGCCGCTACAGGTGTGACAGAAGGTGAACTGTTAAATGGCGTGAAATTTCTTGGAGGCGATCTGGTTGAAACGGACTCGATTGTCATGCGTGCTAAAACACGAACAGTCCGCTTTATTAAAGCCAACCATCACCTGGATCATAAACCACATCTAAAGTTTGAAAAATAG
- a CDS encoding DUF3055 domain-containing protein: MSDYQLMKDVTENVTTRFVAFTVGGHQYELAFLRTDHFPDQTMVLDLNKNRFGLLDHEKLDKPNYLEHIFQINEIYAEELRARLHELI, encoded by the coding sequence ATGAGTGATTATCAACTCATGAAAGATGTTACGGAAAATGTAACAACCCGTTTTGTTGCGTTTACCGTCGGGGGACACCAATACGAATTGGCCTTTCTTCGAACAGATCACTTCCCGGATCAAACCATGGTTTTAGACCTAAACAAAAATAGGTTCGGCCTTTTAGATCACGAAAAGTTGGATAAACCAAACTATCTTGAACATATTTTTCAAATTAATGAGATTTATGCAGAAGAACTTAGAGCACGATTACACGAGCTTATTTAA